From Streptomyces asiaticus, one genomic window encodes:
- a CDS encoding dipeptidase, with translation MSNTPDTDNAVRAFVDGHRAAFLAELSEWLRIPSVSADPARAEDVRRGAQWLRDHLAATGFPVTEIWDTPGAPAVFAEWPSGDPDALTVLVYGHHDVQPADRADGWRTDPFEPLIEDGRLYARGAADDKGQVLFHTLGIRAHLAVTGRAAPAVNLKLLIEGEEESGSPHFPELVRAHADRLACDTVIVSDTGMWSEDTPTVCTGMRGLVECQIDLHGPGQDIHSGSFGGAVPNPATEAARLAAALHDDDRKVAIPGFYDGVVGLTDRERELFAELPFDEAGWLRTAHSRATLGEAGYSTLERIWARPTAEVNGIGGGYQGPGGKTIVPSAAQLKLSFRLVAGQDVEKTQSAVRDWVAAQLPAGIRHEITFWGATRPCLTPLDHPALQSLVRAMGRVFGQEVRFTREGGSGPAADLQDILGAPVLFLGISVPSDGWHAPNEKVELGLLMKGAETAAHLWADLAENGRN, from the coding sequence ATGAGCAACACCCCGGACACGGACAACGCCGTCCGCGCCTTTGTGGACGGCCATCGCGCCGCCTTCCTCGCCGAGCTCTCCGAGTGGCTGCGCATCCCGTCCGTATCCGCCGACCCCGCCCGCGCCGAGGACGTCCGGCGTGGCGCCCAGTGGCTCAGGGACCACCTGGCCGCCACGGGCTTCCCGGTGACTGAGATATGGGACACACCAGGCGCCCCGGCCGTGTTCGCCGAATGGCCGTCCGGTGATCCCGACGCCCTTACGGTGCTCGTCTACGGCCACCACGACGTCCAGCCCGCCGACCGCGCGGACGGCTGGCGCACCGACCCCTTCGAGCCCCTCATCGAGGACGGGAGGCTCTACGCCCGCGGCGCCGCCGACGACAAGGGGCAGGTCCTCTTCCACACCCTGGGGATACGGGCGCACCTGGCCGTTACCGGCCGTGCCGCGCCCGCGGTGAACCTCAAGCTGCTGATCGAGGGCGAGGAGGAGTCCGGCTCCCCGCACTTCCCCGAGCTGGTCCGCGCGCACGCCGACCGGCTGGCCTGCGACACCGTGATCGTCTCCGACACCGGGATGTGGTCCGAGGACACCCCGACCGTCTGCACCGGTATGCGGGGCCTCGTCGAGTGCCAGATCGACCTCCACGGCCCCGGCCAGGACATCCACTCCGGCTCCTTCGGCGGCGCGGTCCCCAACCCGGCCACCGAGGCCGCCCGGCTGGCCGCCGCGCTGCACGACGACGACCGTAAGGTGGCGATCCCCGGCTTCTACGACGGCGTCGTGGGGCTGACCGACCGTGAGCGCGAGCTCTTCGCCGAGCTGCCCTTCGACGAGGCGGGCTGGCTGCGGACCGCGCATTCACGGGCCACGCTCGGCGAGGCCGGGTACTCCACCCTGGAGCGGATCTGGGCCCGTCCGACCGCCGAGGTCAACGGCATCGGCGGGGGCTACCAGGGGCCGGGCGGAAAGACCATCGTGCCCTCGGCCGCCCAGCTGAAGCTGTCCTTCCGGCTGGTGGCGGGCCAGGACGTGGAGAAGACCCAGTCGGCCGTGCGAGACTGGGTCGCCGCCCAGCTCCCGGCCGGGATCCGCCATGAGATCACCTTTTGGGGCGCCACCCGCCCCTGTCTGACCCCGCTGGACCACCCCGCGCTCCAGTCGCTCGTCCGCGCCATGGGGCGCGTCTTCGGCCAGGAGGTCCGCTTCACCCGCGAGGGCGGATCGGGCCCCGCCGCCGATCTCCAGGACATCCTCGGCGCTCCGGTGCTCTTCCTGGGCATCTCGGTGCCGTCCGACGGCTGGCACGCACCCAACGAGAAGGTCGAACTCGGCCTGCTCATGAAGGGCGCCGAGACGGCTGCCCACCTCTGGGCCGATCTCGCCGAGAATGGACGGAATTAG
- the nudC gene encoding NAD(+) diphosphatase, translating to MTTSTDHATDRPITLSAPSGIDRSAHHRLDEAWLAAAWSHPTTRVFVVSGGQALVDDAPDGRTELVMTPSFEAPPTENHRYFLGTDEEGVRYFALQKDSLPGRMDQSARPAGLREAGALLSERDAGLLVHAVALENWQRLHRFCSRCGQRTVIAAAGHIRRCSACGAEHYPRTDPAVIMLVKDDQDRALLGRQVHWPEGRFSTLAGFVEPGESIEQAVVREVAEEAGVTVGEVEYVASQPWPFPSSLMLGFMARATSSRIQVDGEEIHEARWFSRDDLRAAIESGEVLPPSGISIAARLIELWYGEPLPRG from the coding sequence GTGACCACCTCGACCGACCACGCCACCGACCGGCCGATCACGCTCAGCGCGCCGAGCGGCATCGACCGCTCCGCGCACCACCGCTTGGACGAGGCGTGGCTGGCCGCCGCGTGGAGCCACCCGACGACGCGCGTCTTCGTGGTCTCCGGCGGCCAGGCCCTGGTCGACGACGCCCCGGACGGCCGCACCGAACTCGTCATGACCCCGTCCTTCGAGGCCCCGCCCACCGAGAACCACCGCTACTTCCTGGGCACCGACGAGGAGGGCGTGCGCTACTTCGCGCTCCAGAAGGACTCCCTGCCGGGGCGGATGGACCAGTCGGCACGCCCCGCCGGGCTGCGCGAGGCGGGCGCGCTGCTGTCCGAGCGCGACGCGGGGCTGCTGGTGCACGCGGTCGCGCTGGAGAACTGGCAGCGGCTGCACCGCTTCTGCTCACGCTGCGGTCAGCGCACGGTGATCGCGGCGGCGGGCCATATCCGCCGCTGCTCGGCGTGCGGGGCCGAGCACTACCCGCGCACCGACCCCGCCGTGATCATGCTGGTGAAGGACGATCAGGACCGGGCGCTGCTGGGGCGCCAGGTGCACTGGCCGGAGGGGCGCTTCTCGACGCTGGCGGGCTTCGTGGAGCCGGGCGAGTCGATCGAGCAGGCCGTGGTCCGCGAGGTGGCGGAGGAGGCGGGTGTCACGGTCGGCGAGGTCGAGTACGTGGCCAGTCAGCCGTGGCCGTTCCCGTCCAGCCTGATGCTCGGCTTCATGGCCCGGGCCACGTCCTCCCGGATCCAGGTGGACGGGGAGGAGATCCACGAGGCGCGCTGGTTCTCCCGGGACGACCTGCGGGCCGCGATCGAGTCCGGGGAGGTCCTGCCTCCCTCCGGAATCTCGATCGCGGCCCGGCTGATCGAGCTCTGGTACGGCGAGCCGCTGCCGCGGGGCTGA
- a CDS encoding mycoredoxin, with amino-acid sequence MSGTVTMYSTTWCGYCRRLKGQMDREGIAYTEINIEQDPESAAFVEKANGGNQTVPTVLFPDGSTLTNPSLAQVKAKVGA; translated from the coding sequence ATGTCCGGCACTGTGACGATGTACAGCACCACCTGGTGCGGCTACTGCCGACGCCTGAAGGGGCAGATGGACCGCGAGGGCATCGCCTACACCGAGATCAACATCGAGCAGGACCCGGAGTCCGCGGCCTTCGTCGAGAAGGCGAACGGTGGCAACCAGACCGTGCCGACCGTCCTCTTCCCCGATGGGTCAACCCTGACCAACCCGTCCCTGGCGCAGGTCAAGGCCAAGGTCGGGGCCTGA
- a CDS encoding ATP-dependent DNA helicase UvrD2, with the protein MTAATSSTLFPQGSTPGAYAATPRDADAVLDGLDPEQREVATSLHGAVCVLAGAGTGKTRAITHRIAYGVRAGILQPASVLAVTFTNRAAGEMRGRLRQLGAGGVQARTFHSAALRQLQYFWPKAVGGEVPRLVERKVQLVAEAAARCRVRLDRNELRDVTGEIEWSKVTQTVPEDYPAVAAKSGREAPRDAAEIGRIYATYEQLKRDRGVIDFEDVLLLTVGVLQERPDIADQVRRQYQHFVVDEYQDVSPLQQRLLDLWLGERDSLCVVGDASQTIYSFTGATPDHLLNFRTRHPRATVVKLIRDYRSTPQVVHLANGLLSQARGRAAEHRLELVSQREAGPDPAYAAYADEPAEAEGTARRIRELITPVEQGGGGIPASQIAVLYRVNAQSELYEQALADAQVPYQLRGAERFFERPEVREAGLLLRGAARGGSADPALADADIPSQVRAVLTTRGWTSEPPAGSGAVRDRWESLAALVRLAEDFAASRPGATLSDLVAELDERAAAQHAPTVEGVTLASLHAAKGLEWDAVFLVGLTEGMMPITYAKTEQQIEEERRLLYVGVTRARRHLTLSWALSRAPGGRASRRPTRFLNGLRPGSQAAAARTPGGGGGIERGAAVPGGGGGVRRRRGPVHCRVCGRALTDAGEMKLMRCEGCPSELDEALYERLRDWRAEQAGQLGQPAYCVFTDKTLLAIAEAVPGTEPELARISGVGRRKLDRFGADVLALCAGRELPSALDDEGDGDAG; encoded by the coding sequence GTGACAGCAGCAACGTCCTCCACTCTGTTCCCGCAGGGCTCCACGCCGGGTGCCTACGCGGCCACGCCGCGTGACGCCGACGCGGTGCTCGACGGACTCGACCCCGAGCAGCGCGAGGTGGCGACGTCCCTGCACGGCGCGGTCTGCGTGCTGGCCGGGGCCGGCACCGGCAAGACCCGCGCCATCACCCACCGGATCGCCTATGGGGTGCGCGCGGGGATACTCCAGCCGGCCAGTGTGCTGGCCGTCACCTTCACCAACCGCGCGGCGGGGGAGATGCGCGGCCGGTTGCGGCAGCTCGGCGCGGGCGGGGTGCAGGCGCGCACCTTCCACTCGGCGGCCCTGCGTCAGCTCCAGTACTTCTGGCCCAAGGCGGTCGGCGGTGAGGTGCCGCGGCTGGTCGAGCGCAAGGTGCAGCTCGTGGCCGAGGCCGCCGCCCGGTGCCGGGTCCGGCTGGACCGCAATGAGCTGCGCGATGTGACCGGCGAGATCGAATGGTCGAAGGTCACCCAGACCGTGCCCGAGGACTATCCGGCCGTGGCCGCCAAGTCCGGCCGCGAGGCCCCCCGGGACGCCGCCGAGATCGGCCGGATCTACGCCACCTATGAGCAGTTGAAGCGCGACCGCGGCGTCATCGACTTCGAGGATGTGCTGCTCCTCACGGTCGGTGTGCTCCAGGAGCGGCCGGACATCGCCGATCAGGTGCGCCGTCAGTACCAGCACTTCGTGGTCGACGAGTACCAGGACGTCAGCCCGCTCCAGCAGCGGCTGCTGGATCTGTGGCTGGGCGAGCGGGACAGCCTCTGCGTGGTCGGCGACGCCAGCCAGACCATCTACTCCTTCACCGGCGCCACCCCCGACCATCTGCTGAACTTCCGCACCCGCCACCCCCGGGCCACCGTGGTCAAGCTGATCCGGGACTACCGCTCGACCCCCCAGGTGGTCCACCTGGCCAACGGGCTGCTGTCCCAGGCCCGCGGCCGGGCCGCCGAGCACCGGCTGGAGCTGGTCTCCCAGCGGGAGGCGGGCCCCGACCCGGCCTACGCCGCCTATGCGGACGAGCCGGCCGAGGCCGAGGGCACCGCCCGCCGGATCCGTGAGCTGATCACCCCGGTCGAGCAGGGGGGCGGCGGGATCCCGGCGAGCCAGATCGCGGTCCTGTACCGGGTCAACGCCCAGTCGGAGCTCTATGAGCAGGCGCTGGCCGATGCCCAGGTGCCCTATCAGCTGCGCGGCGCCGAGCGGTTCTTCGAGCGGCCCGAAGTCCGCGAGGCGGGGCTGCTGTTGCGCGGCGCGGCCCGCGGGGGAAGCGCCGACCCGGCGCTGGCGGACGCCGACATCCCGTCCCAGGTGCGGGCCGTGCTGACCACCCGTGGCTGGACGTCCGAGCCCCCGGCGGGCTCGGGCGCGGTGCGCGACCGCTGGGAGTCCCTGGCCGCCCTGGTGCGGCTCGCCGAGGACTTCGCAGCGAGCCGCCCCGGGGCCACGCTCTCCGATCTGGTGGCGGAGCTCGATGAGCGGGCGGCGGCGCAGCACGCCCCGACCGTCGAGGGTGTGACCCTCGCTTCACTCCACGCGGCCAAGGGCCTCGAATGGGACGCCGTCTTCCTGGTGGGTCTCACCGAGGGAATGATGCCGATCACCTACGCCAAGACGGAGCAGCAGATCGAGGAGGAGCGCCGGCTGCTCTATGTGGGGGTCACCCGTGCACGGCGTCATCTGACGCTGTCCTGGGCGCTCTCGCGGGCTCCCGGCGGCCGGGCCTCCCGTCGCCCCACCCGCTTTCTCAACGGGCTGCGGCCCGGCTCCCAGGCCGCCGCCGCCCGCACCCCGGGCGGGGGCGGCGGGATCGAGCGCGGGGCGGCGGTCCCGGGCGGGGGCGGCGGGGTGCGCAGGCGGCGCGGCCCGGTCCACTGCCGGGTGTGCGGCCGGGCGCTGACCGACGCGGGCGAGATGAAGCTGATGCGCTGCGAGGGCTGCCCGTCCGAGCTGGACGAGGCGCTCTATGAGCGGCTGCGCGACTGGCGGGCGGAGCAGGCGGGGCAGCTGGGGCAGCCGGCGTACTGCGTGTTCACCGACAAGACACTGCTCGCGATCGCCGAGGCCGTTCCGGGAACCGAACCGGAGCTCGCCCGCATCTCCGGTGTGGGAAGGCGCAAGCTGGACCGGTTCGGGGCCGATGTTCTCGCGCTGTGCGCGGGCCGGGAACTGCCCTCCGCACTCGACGACGAGGGCGACGGCGATGCCGGGTGA
- a CDS encoding WhiB family transcriptional regulator, with translation MQLNAHAPSASTDLNRPPDSSEDSLTPLTALTELDDAIENLGVAVPCRSYDPEVFFAESPADVEYAKSLCQTCPLREACLAGAKDRREPWGVWGGELFVQGVVVARKRPRGRPRKNPVAA, from the coding sequence GTGCAACTCAACGCACACGCCCCGTCCGCATCGACCGACCTGAACCGCCCGCCTGACTCCTCGGAGGACTCCTTGACCCCGCTCACCGCCCTCACCGAACTCGATGACGCCATCGAGAACCTGGGTGTAGCCGTGCCGTGCCGCTCGTACGACCCGGAGGTCTTCTTCGCCGAGTCCCCGGCCGACGTCGAGTACGCGAAGTCGCTGTGCCAGACCTGTCCGCTGCGGGAGGCATGCCTCGCCGGTGCCAAGGACCGCCGGGAGCCCTGGGGCGTCTGGGGCGGCGAGCTCTTCGTCCAGGGCGTGGTGGTGGCCCGCAAGCGGCCGCGTGGTCGCCCGCGTAAGAACCCGGTCGCGGCATGA
- a CDS encoding ABC1 kinase family protein, whose product MTDLPRKAITRTAKLAALPLGFAGRATWGLGKRIGGRPAEIVAREVQQRTAEQMFKVLGELKGGAMKLGQAMSVFESALPEEIARPYRAALTKLQEAAPPMPSRTVHAALEERLGPDWPELFQEFEDKPAAAASIGQVHRAVWHDGRTVAVKVQYPGAGEALLSDLSQLSRFARVLGPLVPGLDVKPLIAELRERVAEELDYELEAASQRIHAEEYAQDTEIVVPEVVHQSDQILITEWLEGVPLSEVIADGTQEERDRAGQLLARFLFSGASRTGLLHADPHPGNFRLLTGDAPDGPPERWKLGVLDFGSVDRLPGGLPEPIGIALRMALEGDAAGVYDLMRGEGFVKPTIELDPDDLLDFLLPMLEPAQVDAFVFDRQWLRSQAARMADRHSPVYELGNQLNLPPAYLLIHRVTLSTIGVLCQLGATVRMRDELEAWVPGFAADPESGDRAEADAQEGPAADAGEEAADGAEEEPEAAETSA is encoded by the coding sequence ATGACCGATCTGCCGCGCAAGGCGATCACCCGTACCGCCAAACTGGCGGCGCTGCCCTTGGGATTCGCGGGGCGCGCCACATGGGGGCTCGGGAAGCGGATAGGGGGACGGCCGGCGGAGATCGTCGCACGCGAGGTGCAGCAGCGCACCGCGGAGCAGATGTTCAAGGTCCTCGGCGAGCTCAAGGGCGGGGCCATGAAGCTCGGGCAGGCCATGTCGGTCTTCGAGTCGGCGCTGCCCGAGGAAATAGCCAGGCCCTACCGGGCGGCCCTGACCAAGCTCCAGGAAGCGGCCCCTCCCATGCCCAGCCGCACGGTCCACGCGGCGCTGGAGGAGCGGCTGGGCCCGGACTGGCCGGAGCTGTTCCAGGAGTTCGAGGACAAGCCGGCGGCGGCCGCCTCGATCGGGCAGGTGCACCGGGCGGTCTGGCACGACGGGCGCACGGTGGCGGTCAAGGTGCAGTATCCCGGGGCGGGCGAGGCGCTGCTGTCCGACCTCAGCCAACTGAGCCGGTTCGCCCGGGTGCTGGGGCCGCTGGTGCCGGGGCTGGACGTCAAGCCGCTGATCGCGGAGTTGCGCGAGCGGGTCGCCGAGGAGCTGGACTACGAGCTGGAGGCGGCGTCCCAGCGGATCCATGCGGAGGAGTACGCACAGGACACGGAGATCGTGGTGCCCGAGGTGGTGCACCAGAGCGATCAGATACTGATCACCGAATGGCTGGAGGGGGTGCCGCTCTCCGAGGTGATAGCCGACGGCACGCAGGAGGAGCGGGACCGTGCCGGGCAGCTGCTGGCCCGCTTTCTCTTCTCGGGGGCGTCCCGCACCGGGCTGCTGCACGCCGATCCCCATCCGGGGAACTTCCGGCTGCTGACCGGTGACGCCCCGGACGGGCCGCCGGAGCGGTGGAAGCTGGGCGTCCTGGACTTCGGTTCGGTGGACCGGCTCCCCGGCGGGCTTCCGGAGCCCATCGGCATCGCGCTGCGCATGGCGCTGGAGGGCGACGCGGCGGGGGTCTATGACCTGATGCGCGGTGAGGGTTTCGTCAAGCCGACGATCGAGCTCGACCCGGATGATCTGCTGGACTTCCTGCTGCCGATGCTCGAACCGGCCCAGGTCGACGCGTTCGTCTTCGACCGGCAGTGGCTGCGCAGCCAGGCGGCGCGGATGGCCGACCGCCACTCCCCCGTCTATGAGCTGGGCAATCAGCTGAATCTGCCGCCCGCCTATCTGCTGATTCACCGGGTGACCCTGAGCACCATCGGGGTGCTGTGCCAGCTGGGTGCCACGGTGCGGATGCGGGATGAGCTCGAGGCATGGGTCCCCGGCTTCGCCGCGGACCCGGAGTCCGGGGACCGCGCCGAAGCAGACGCCCAAGAAGGCCCCGCGGCAGACGCCGGGGAAGAGGCCGCGGACGGCGCCGAGGAGGAGCCCGAGGCCGCGGAGACCTCGGCCTGA
- a CDS encoding ThiF family adenylyltransferase yields the protein MHPMLKPALRRGWRSRDTVQFGVARAHAVVMGPVDTATGSFLELLDGTRGLPLLRQEARAIGLPEGRADALVDRLAAAGLLDEPRDGGEPAAALDRLRPDAGALSVLHPEPGAAARLLAARRAMRVQVRGAGRVGAAVAAALSGSGIGRVDVVDGGCVEPWDVAPGGLSAEQIGERRDLAARRVVRQAAPAPLPRRSARLRTSAPERGPSRAKVPSGERTASGKRAAPSGEPAASAQPGLALVVIAPRDGLAAYAPDPEQTRPLLASGTPHLYTGVIEATGVVGPLVVPGITPCAGCAAAGRAEREPVWPRMLAQWRSGRRRTAPACDTALAMVVAGLTAVQALAFLDGRPSGGAGVRWELALPSLVWEARPIEAHPGCGCGAAGEEDAVYASAVEAPHATMSG from the coding sequence ATGCATCCGATGCTCAAGCCCGCGCTGCGGCGCGGCTGGCGGAGCCGGGACACGGTGCAGTTCGGGGTGGCCCGGGCGCATGCGGTGGTGATGGGGCCGGTGGACACGGCCACGGGCAGCTTTCTGGAGCTGCTGGACGGCACCCGCGGTCTGCCGCTGTTGCGGCAGGAGGCCCGCGCCATCGGGCTGCCGGAGGGACGGGCCGACGCACTGGTGGACCGGCTGGCGGCGGCCGGTCTGCTGGACGAGCCGAGGGACGGCGGCGAGCCCGCCGCGGCCCTGGACCGGCTGCGGCCCGACGCGGGGGCGCTGTCGGTGCTGCACCCCGAGCCCGGAGCGGCGGCGCGGCTGCTCGCCGCGCGGCGGGCGATGCGGGTTCAGGTGCGGGGCGCGGGGCGGGTCGGGGCGGCGGTCGCGGCCGCGCTGTCGGGCTCGGGGATCGGCCGGGTCGATGTGGTGGACGGCGGCTGTGTCGAGCCCTGGGATGTGGCTCCCGGCGGGCTGTCGGCCGAGCAGATCGGGGAGCGCCGGGATCTGGCCGCGCGCCGGGTGGTGCGTCAGGCCGCCCCCGCTCCGCTCCCCCGCCGGTCGGCGCGGCTGCGGACCTCCGCGCCAGAGCGCGGCCCTTCACGGGCGAAGGTCCCCTCAGGAGAGCGGACCGCCTCGGGAAAGCGGGCGGCTCCTTCGGGAGAACCGGCCGCCTCGGCCCAGCCCGGGCTGGCGCTGGTGGTGATCGCCCCGCGTGACGGCCTCGCGGCGTACGCACCGGATCCCGAGCAGACCCGACCGCTGCTCGCCTCCGGCACACCCCATCTCTATACGGGAGTCATCGAGGCCACGGGGGTGGTGGGCCCTCTGGTGGTGCCGGGGATCACGCCCTGCGCGGGCTGCGCCGCGGCGGGCCGAGCCGAGCGGGAGCCGGTCTGGCCGCGAATGCTCGCGCAGTGGCGGTCCGGGCGCCGACGCACCGCCCCGGCCTGTGACACGGCGCTGGCGATGGTGGTGGCGGGGCTCACCGCGGTCCAGGCGCTGGCCTTCCTCGACGGCCGTCCCTCCGGAGGCGCGGGGGTCCGGTGGGAGCTGGCGCTTCCCTCGCTCGTCTGGGAGGCGCGCCCGATCGAAGCACATCCCGGATGCGGCTGTGGAGCGGCCGGGGAGGAGGATGCCGTATATGCCTCGGCCGTAGAGGCACCGCACGCGACAATGTCCGGGTGA
- a CDS encoding M48 metallopeptidase family protein: protein MSADPPPRTVGQNVSRSAASAPSTVPSPQSRGSDANAVEVRRSTRRRRTVSAYREGDRTVVLIPARMSEAEEQRWVRVMLEKLAAQESKRMLGDAELAARAEWLSGQYLSGRARPDSVRWVTNQNTRWGSCTPAEGSIRLSHRLQGMPEYVVDYVLLHELAHLLVPGHGRRFWQLLEAYPRTERARGYLEGVVAAARLPHLSGPPDDQP from the coding sequence GTGTCCGCCGACCCGCCCCCTCGCACCGTGGGACAGAACGTCTCCCGCAGCGCCGCGAGCGCACCGAGCACCGTCCCGAGCCCGCAGAGCCGAGGCTCCGACGCGAACGCGGTCGAGGTCCGCCGGAGCACCCGGCGGCGCAGGACGGTCTCCGCCTATCGCGAGGGCGACCGCACCGTCGTCCTCATCCCCGCCCGGATGTCCGAGGCGGAGGAGCAGCGCTGGGTGAGGGTCATGCTGGAGAAGCTGGCGGCCCAGGAGAGCAAGCGGATGCTGGGCGACGCGGAGCTGGCCGCCCGCGCCGAGTGGCTCTCCGGTCAGTACCTGAGCGGGCGGGCCCGGCCCGACTCCGTCCGCTGGGTCACCAATCAGAACACCCGCTGGGGGTCGTGCACCCCGGCCGAGGGCAGCATCCGGCTCTCGCACCGGCTCCAGGGCATGCCGGAGTACGTCGTGGACTATGTGCTCCTCCACGAGCTGGCCCATCTGCTGGTGCCGGGGCACGGCCGCCGCTTCTGGCAGCTCCTGGAGGCGTATCCGCGGACCGAGCGGGCGCGGGGCTATCTCGAAGGGGTGGTCGCCGCCGCGCGGTTGCCGCACCTCTCCGGCCCCCCGGACGACCAGCCGTAA
- a CDS encoding TerD family protein: MAREFQRGHKARISDLTAGRDLYVGVQIAGPGLSFDISCFGLDANERLSDDRYFIFFNQPKSPEEAIQQLGPQAGDTDSFRVTLDSVPAAIQKLSFTATIDGAGQMSQVGPGYLRIVAGGEEVARYSFTGSEFSTERAVMLGDFYLKDVWRFAAVGQGFDGGLEALLKNFGGEVAEEEPAPAPAQGATPGFAPPGQAAPAPGFAPPAGAPAPPAPPAPVPPAPQPAPAFGAPQGTPPQGTPPQGTPPQGTPPQGTPPPGAPQGTSPQGVQPPAPGTPQMHGAPTIAAPIAPPGQVPPPGQVPPPGQVPPPPPPGQFPGQQPPFGQQPGQAPPPPAPYGQPPAQPYPGQPGQPGQPGQPAPYGQPQPMGGVPQGGGAPGLQAALSKYREAPTGQRWTPQNSRLMRVDLGVGGQPVLARQGTMVLYQGKVDFSYKGAGFRGRIVGNATGQEMQLMRCTGQGQVFLAENAAELHPIELQGDAICVSAENVLAFDESLHHEVRRIEGHGIPGGALFTMQFQGTGTVVVKTEGTPVVLPVTPTTFADSNAIVAWSAGAQVIISSQVRLRRSAYPGHSGETVNLQFRGAPGNFIVVQPYEV, from the coding sequence ATGGCCAGGGAATTCCAGCGCGGCCACAAGGCCAGGATCAGTGATCTGACGGCCGGGAGGGATCTGTACGTCGGGGTGCAGATCGCCGGACCCGGCCTGAGCTTCGACATCAGCTGCTTCGGTCTCGACGCGAACGAGCGGCTGTCGGACGACCGCTACTTCATCTTCTTCAACCAGCCGAAGTCCCCTGAAGAAGCGATACAGCAGCTCGGGCCGCAGGCCGGTGACACGGATTCGTTCCGCGTCACGCTCGACAGCGTGCCGGCCGCCATCCAGAAGCTCTCCTTCACCGCGACCATCGACGGCGCCGGGCAGATGTCGCAGGTCGGCCCCGGCTACCTGCGGATCGTCGCGGGCGGCGAGGAGGTGGCCCGGTACTCCTTCACCGGCTCGGAGTTCAGCACCGAACGCGCGGTGATGCTGGGCGACTTCTACCTCAAGGACGTCTGGCGGTTCGCCGCCGTCGGACAGGGCTTCGACGGGGGACTGGAGGCGCTGCTCAAGAACTTCGGCGGTGAGGTGGCCGAGGAGGAGCCCGCCCCCGCGCCCGCCCAGGGCGCCACGCCCGGTTTCGCGCCGCCGGGACAGGCCGCCCCCGCACCGGGCTTCGCGCCCCCGGCCGGAGCCCCTGCCCCGCCGGCCCCTCCGGCTCCCGTCCCGCCCGCACCGCAGCCCGCCCCCGCCTTCGGCGCTCCCCAAGGAACGCCACCCCAAGGAACGCCACCCCAGGGAACGCCACCCCAGGGAACGCCACCTCAGGGCACGCCGCCTCCGGGTGCACCCCAGGGCACGTCCCCGCAGGGCGTTCAGCCGCCCGCCCCCGGCACCCCGCAGATGCACGGCGCCCCCACCATCGCCGCGCCCATCGCGCCTCCCGGCCAGGTGCCGCCGCCCGGCCAGGTGCCGCCCCCGGGGCAGGTACCGCCGCCCCCGCCGCCGGGCCAGTTCCCGGGCCAGCAGCCGCCGTTCGGCCAGCAGCCGGGCCAGGCCCCGCCCCCGCCCGCCCCGTACGGCCAGCCGCCCGCCCAGCCCTACCCCGGTCAGCCCGGCCAGCCCGGTCAGCCGGGCCAGCCCGCTCCTTACGGTCAGCCGCAGCCCATGGGCGGCGTCCCTCAGGGCGGTGGCGCGCCCGGGCTCCAGGCCGCGCTCTCCAAGTACCGCGAGGCGCCCACCGGCCAGCGCTGGACGCCGCAGAACTCCAGGCTGATGCGGGTCGACCTCGGCGTCGGCGGCCAGCCCGTGCTCGCCCGCCAGGGCACGATGGTGCTTTACCAGGGCAAGGTCGACTTCAGCTACAAGGGCGCCGGTTTCCGCGGCCGGATCGTCGGCAACGCGACCGGCCAGGAGATGCAGCTGATGCGCTGCACCGGCCAGGGCCAGGTCTTCCTCGCCGAGAACGCCGCCGAGCTCCACCCGATCGAGCTCCAGGGCGACGCCATCTGCGTCTCCGCCGAGAACGTGCTCGCCTTCGACGAGTCGCTGCACCACGAGGTGCGCCGGATCGAGGGTCACGGCATCCCCGGCGGCGCGCTGTTCACCATGCAGTTCCAGGGCACCGGGACCGTCGTGGTGAAGACCGAGGGCACGCCGGTCGTCCTCCCGGTCACCCCGACCACCTTCGCCGACAGCAACGCCATCGTGGCGTGGTCCGCCGGAGCCCAGGTGATCATCTCCAGCCAGGTGCGGCTGCGCCGCAGCGCCTACCCCGGCCACAGCGGGGAGACCGTGAACCTCCAGTTCCGTGGCGCGCCCGGCAACTTCATCGTCGTCCAGCCCTACGAGGTCTGA